The window TGGAAGGGGCCAAGCGAAGGGGAGCGCCCCAGCGCCTACGTCCTCTGTTTTCTCAACAAACAGCGGTTGAAAGGCCCGGAGACCGAGGCCCAGTTCGACCTTGGGGTGGCGACACAAAACCTCCTGCTGGGGGCGATGGAAAAAAGGATCGGCGGCTGCCGCATCGGTGCCTTCAACCCGCAGCTGGCAAACCTCTTCAATGTGCCAGAGCATCTCAGTCTGTCGCTTGTCGTCGCCCTTGGGAAACCACGGGAAACGGTCATCATCGAAGAGTGCAAAACCGATGACGATGTCCGCTATTGGCGCGACGAGCACGGGGTGCATCACGTGCCGAAGAGGCCCCTGGAGAGCTGCCTCCTGACCCTTGCGGAGCGCGACTGATATATCCGTAAACAAGGGTGTGGAGGGCGCAGTTCCACCGCTTCTTCGCACCTTCAGCTATCATTGCCGGCAAAGATTTGGCCAGGCGGTTGGCAAGCTTCCCCTCGATTTGGGTCTTCCTTGCCCCAACCGTCGTCACGGCGGCTGCGTGTTTTGCCGGGCCGAGGGTTTTGCTCCTGCCT of the Desulforhopalus sp. genome contains:
- a CDS encoding nitroreductase family protein is translated as MQEIIAKTRTFRRFSQKEPISMATLHELIDLARLGGSARNGQPWQYMVVNTPDLCAKIFPYLGWAGYLTDWKGPSEGERPSAYVLCFLNKQRLKGPETEAQFDLGVATQNLLLGAMEKRIGGCRIGAFNPQLANLFNVPEHLSLSLVVALGKPRETVIIEECKTDDDVRYWRDEHGVHHVPKRPLESCLLTLAERD